aaataaaaataaaataattaaattgttgAAAAGAAGAATGAGTATTTTTATAAACTTCCAAACGATAGTAAGACTTTTGGTTTTAGGTCTAATTATGCAgggcttttttattgttttttattgtttttttttttttttgcagccaaTTATCGCCACCTTAGCAATGGTCCTTTTCGGGATCGCAGCAGCTGATCCTGTTGCTGAACCCGAGGCCAAAGCTGATCCTGGATTCATTAGAGGATTtagtggaggatttggtggatttggaggcCAAGGATTCGGATATGGAGGCTACCGaggaaagaggagcccagtagctgaaCGAAGCTGAGCCTGGATTTATTCAACGTGgatttggaggaggtggaggatttggaggatttggaggccaAGGATTCGGACATGGAGgctaccgtggaaagaggagcccagtagctgaaCCCGAAGCTGAACCTGGATTTATTCAACGTGGATTtagtggaggatttggaggatttggaggccaAGGATTCGGACATGGAGgctaccgtggaaagaggagcccagtagctgaaCCTGAAGCTGAACCTGGATTTATTCAACGTGGATTtagtggaggatttggaggattcggaggccatggattcggacatggaggctaccgtggaaagaggagcccagtagctgaaCCCGAAGCTGAACCTGGATTTATTCAACGTGGATTtagtggaggatttggaggatttggaggccaAGGATTCGGACATGGAGgctaccgtggaaagaggagcccagtagctgaaCCCGAAGCTGAACCTGGATTTATTCAACGTGGATTtagtggaggatttggaggatttggaggccaTGGATTCCGGACATGGAGgctaccgtggaaagaggagcccagtagAACCTGAGCCTGGATTTATCCAGCTGAGCCTGGATTTATTCAAAGTGGATTCAAAGTGGATtcggtggaggatttggaggatttagTCATTTCGGAGGAGGCAGTTATTATggttaagaaaaaaatgtgaagattcctccattttccttatgaattttaatgaaataaaccattatcaaaatatttattgctcTCATTATCTTTacctgaaaaaagtaaaaaaattgatatatgttaagaaaatatttcactcttataaaataatgaacaatggactatcaaaaaattattcatttgaacCTAAACTGGAAAGTAGAATGTGCCATTTTAAATTAGAAGCatcagaataattttttcataatatttcaaataaaattcaaactagttgttcttttatttgcattcagtAAGTAACAATGTACTTAGGAATCACGTGACCTTAAAAATTATGTATCCAAATCCCTCCTAACCTCCTGGATGCCATGTAGGAATGGCGACAGcctgcctagagagagagagagagagcgagagagagagagagagagagagagagagagagagagagagagagagagagagagagagagagaccagcagcagcaaacggacggacagacagagaaaaacaatCTTTTCTTGTTAAATTTGAGTGTTGCTACACTGAAGCGCATtactattattaagaatattatgtCTTCATTCCCTACGCTCTCGAGTACAGGGGTCGGTTGGGAAAGGTCACTGACCCTTCCGTGTCGCTCTCTACTTCCTAGCACTGCGCCTGCGCCTTTGCTATAAGATCGGATGCGGCTTCCTTGCTTTAAATTTCggtatttttctcttcttcttttgcaACGAATGTTTGTTTTACCTAATATCCCTCACAAATTAAATTTGGAATTGTTATTTTCCCTGCaacttgaacatttttatttggtggggatgggggtgggaattAAGAAGCTTTCCACAATATCTGCTCATGTACGAGCTGCCGAGAGTAGCCTCTTTAATTCAAGAACCGGTTGCAGATGTATTCCATTGTCTCACAGAGCGTGGGATAGTTAGCTGAATAAAGTTAGGAAGTGTAGTCTAAAGATGCCTAAGTAAGCAACATCGCTCTGATCAGGATGTTGTTTGATAACACCAAATTACTTGTCACCAAGAATTCATGATATTAACAACAAGAAACTGACTCAGACATGATAAGGTGCCTGTTCAGTTCTTAGGGAATGTCCCAGTAACAGGTCAAAAAGCCAGTGAAATAAGATATTCATTCTTTGATACAGAAGAGAGATCAGTCTAAGTTATACACAAGATATACAGTTCACCTATTAAAAACTGTAAAGATGTTCGGCTGGAGTAATTCCTCCAAGACCGCACAGCTAGAATGTATTGATCCCAACATGAAGAATTATTCTGCAAGATGATATAAAGGAATCTAATAAAAAAAGGTCTGAAGATTTATCTGCAAACTATCTCAATTTCACTTTATTGATAGAACAATAACAAAATGGTGTGTAGAGGGTGCTGAATAAAGGTAAAGAGTGCTTGTTATCAATGAACTAAATATAAGAAAGTGACCATATCAGGGGATATAAAACCTAGATATATAGGAATTaaaaagcaaactaaaattttCCTGTCCACATTAATCGAGTATTTTCGAGTTTCCTAAACCAGAAGACAATTGCAGAGAACCAAGAGCTTGAGGGTCCTCTGGGGAGGGTGTCACTATTCCTGCATGGCATCCAGGAGTTAGGAAGGATTTGGATATACCGATTTTTATGGCCACAAGATTTCTAGATAAATTGCCACTTGAAGAATCTAAGATTGAATTTCGGCTGAAATATTTGTggataataatatgattaatacaATGTTGCTTGTGTTTTTAAGAGgtgcactaatttttttttttcatttaactttcgataaagatttttttaatactctATTGCTCATTCCTTTAAAAGTTTGGAATATTTGCTTATCAATTTTTCAAATTGTTAGATAATGGTAATAAAAgtgttatatattttgataattgttttctttattcagaatcataagaaaaaattgtagaaacttcacatttttttcttagcCATAATATCTGCCTCCTCCAAAATgaccaaatcctccaccaaatccacGATGAATAAATCCAGGCTCAGCTTCGGGTTCAGCTACTGGActcctctttccacggtagcctccatgtccgaatccatggcctccaaatccaccaaatcctcctcCAAATCCACGATGAATAAATCCAGGCTCAGCTTCGGGTTCAGCTACTGGActcctctttccacggtagcctccatgtccgaatccatggcctccaaatccaccaaatcctcctcCAAATCCACGATGAATAAATCCAGGCTCAGCTTCGGGTTCAGCTACTGGActcctctttccacggtagcctccatgtccgaatccatggcctccaaatccaccaaatcctcctcCAAATCCACGATGAATAAATCCAGGCTCAGCTTCGGGTTCAGCTACTGGACTCCTCTTTCCACGATAGCCTCCATGTCCGAATCCAtggcctccaaatcctccaccaaaccCTCCACCAAAGCCACGATGAATGAATCCAGGCTCAGCTTCGGGTTCAGCAACAGGATCAGCTGCTACTATCCCGAAAAGAACCACGGCTAAAGGTGGCAATAATCGTctgcaaaaaataatattaaacactCCCGGATCATTAGACCTTGAAAGAAGCctgacaatattaaaaaaaactcacaaaaatacagttttattatttcaacAGTTTTATAAATGGACCAGAAATCCTATTTTAGAGTTGGTTTCTACATTTGCACCTAAAATGATGCATATACAGTCATCAAGCAGGAAAATTTTAACAATTAAGGATATGCTTACAAATGTCTTTAAAATAGTGATCCAAGTCAACTATTGAACTTGTTTCCATAGGGAAGTGTAGTTTAAACAACATATCAGATAAGCCAGACTGGTTCAACTCCTCCACTCTTACCTTAGACACCATCGTGCAGTGGTTGAGAGGCGACTGTGCTGAAAGGGACTCACGGATCCCCTTATATACAGCCTGAGGGAGGATAAGTGACCTTCCCCAGGCTAACTCGATCTTGAAGAAACGAATTGCGTCATCGTCCTTTAACAGGCAAGGGTCATAAGGgcaatcattctctctttttctggtcTTCGTTTCTTTTGAGAATAACCGTTAAGGCGTGAGTTATGTTTAGGTAATGTGTGTatgtcaaaataaatatgtatataaaaattttaaaaatctatatataatatatatatacatatatatagaaatatatatatatatatatatatatatatatatatgtatatatatatatatatatatttatatatttatatagtgtatatatattataaagactacacatatatataaatatttataattatatttataaaaaataaagtgcatATTCTGTTTTCATCACGCTTTTGAGGAACTTTTTGAGagtgtcacaaaaaaaaagtaggaagtaaaaaagattaaagaaaaataagttttattctctgctattagtaaaaaaagaaatggcaaaGGAAAGTGAGACGCAAAAGTTTTGCAGTAGTCTTTCAAATTTTAATACACCCTTGATCTGATAGGAAAAAGATCTAGCTTGAACTTCTGTCTGAATTACGTGAAAGGTCACCtacttcatttaaatttttaatctgtaaaacatataaaaaagagaaatgaaacataGAGGAGGGGAAATCAACGGATAAAATAGTTTCTCCTGTCCTTGTCAGAAAATTTAGTAAGTAAAATAAAGGAGGGGGGGTTTTTAAGGgttcattttctttgtctcaTTTGCCCTCTTTGAACAATGATCCTAAAGATCTGTTAATTGTGTTCATTGTCCCATGAGGGTCAATCCAATTTGCAAAACTAACCTTGTTCAGTAGTGGCCTAAAGTAAGGTAACTGACCTTATAATCAGTTCATCAATGATGCCTTCTTAGGCCCTTTTCCCAGGCTGTCTCTCTTATGAGGGCCTCTcccagaatgtatatatatatatatatatatatatatatatatatatatatttatatatgtgtgtgtatacatatatatatatatatatatatatatatatatatatatatatatatatatatatatatatatatatatatacatcatatatatgacTTAATTGTTAATGGATACATGACGCAATTTCCACTTGGGGAAAATTTTCTCCCAAGATCGTCTTGGCCTGGAGAAAAGGACTGAACTGCCTGTTGGTCTCCTCAAAAGTTGAACGGTTTTGTATATAGAAAAAGGGGATGCCGTTATGTTTCTTTCATTACAGTCGCCTCTCAGTTCCACTTCAAGATGATGTCTAAGGCAAGGACAGTGGAAGTAGTTGAATCAGTCTAGTTGAACAAGATGACGATGTTATTTAAATTAGGGACTTTCTTGTTGAAACAATTTTTTGCTAATTGATTTTGAATACTGTCTTAAGTGTATTTCATTTCCAGCATTAAACCTTTGTAAGAATATCcatagttattaatatttttcaaaattcagaCCGTTGATTGACTGTATAAGCATTATAGAGTGTATATCAAGAAATCAGTCCTGAAATATACTTGTTTCATACAAATGAAATTTTGCATTAGTTTTTTAAATGtggaccttttatatattttgaacctAAATGACATTGTTGTAGTTCCATATCGagaatttattctaaaaatacaAGTTCATTCAGAACTTGATATCTTTCAATCCATAACTCAATCTAAGGGGAAAATTTAATAGAAATGTTggacataaaacaaataatattttataactctcatttacaaaaaaaaaaaaagcataattaaaTTGTTAAGTATTTTTATCCAAAAGATTGTCAGACTTTTGTTTTAGGTCTAATTAAttatccattgttttttttttttgctttttgcagCCAATTATCGCCACCTTAGCCAATGTGGTCCTTTTCGGGATCGCAGCAGCTGATCCTGTTGCTGAACCCGAGGCCAAAGCTGATCCTGGATTCATTAGAGGATTTGGTGGAGGTTTTGGTGGATTTGGAGGCCATGGATTCGGACATGGAGGCTAtcgtggaaagaggagcccagtagctgaaCCCGAAGCTGAGCCTGGATTTATTCATGGTagatttggtggaggatttggtggatttggaggccatggattcggacatggaggctaccgtggaaagaggagTCCAGTAGCTGAACCGGAAGCTGAGCCTGGATTTATTCATCGTGGATTtagtggaggatttggtggatttggaggtCATGGATTCGGACATGGAGgctaccgtggaaagaggagccaGTAGCTGAACCCGAAGCTGAACCTGGATTCATTCAAgtggatttggtggaggatttggaggatttggtcaCTTTGGAGGTGGAAAGATAGTAGCTGGTTAGATTTAAAATGTGGATGTTGGAGGATTTGGAGGCTATTATTTCACATGAGGCTAAATAAAGAAAGTCATTATCAAAATAAGCTGAACCTGGATTTATTACCATTATCTAACAGGCCAAAGTGACATGGAGGCTAAAAAGAATGTTTGAACCAGTAAATATTTCACAGTGGATTTTGAGTAATGGAACAATTTCGGAGGACTACTAAAGATTCTTCATCTAtggttaaataaattaaaaatatttattgctctcattatcttttgaaaaaacaaaaattaataatgttaagaaaatatttcttctaaaataatgaattatttttcaaaaatattcatttctaaaCTGGAAAGTAGAACTGCCATTTTAAATTGCTTAATTTTTACATTCTTTAAGCATTCAGTGATTTATTTAGGAATCGTGTGACCCTAAAAATTGGGTATCTACAAATCCTTTAACCTCCTGAATGCCATGCAGGAATGGCGACAGCCTGCCTGCCCAGAGGACCATCAGACAGAGAAAAACAatcttttttgttaaatttgaGTGTTGTCTGAAGCGCATTACTATTTTAAGAAAATGTCTTCATTGGAAATATTTGATGAATGATGGGAAAGGTCAGAAAGCATTTGCTATAAGATCGGATTtggcttttttcatttttcatttatttaaattttgttttcctcttctcacAACTTAAATTTGACTTTGATATCCTtccttgaacatttttatttgtgataGAAGGCATTAAGAAGCTTTCCACAATATCTTTATTGAGCTGACACCTTCTTCTTTAATTCAAGAATGATATCCATCACTGTTCCAACATTGAAGTAGTCTAAAGATGCCTGTAAGCAACATAATTTGATCAGATGTTGTTTATAACACCAAattattatcaagaattttttaacAACAAGAAACTTCAGACATGATGCCTGTTCAGTTTTAGGGAATGTCCCAGTAACAGGTCAAAAAGCCAGTGAAATAAGTCTTGATACAGAAGAGAGATTTCTGTTATACACAAGATAACAGTTCACCTATTAAAAACTGTAAAGATGTTCGGCTGGAGTTTCTCCAAGATGCACAGCTAGAATGTTTGATCCCAACATGAAGAATTATTCTGCAAGATGATATAAAGGAATCTAATAAAAAAAGGTCTGAAGATTTATCTGCAAACtatcttttcttatttagaaCAATAACAAAATGGTGTGTCTGAATAAAGGTAAAGAGTGCTTGTTATCAATGAACTAAATATAAGAAAGTGACCATCCCAGGGGATATAAAACCAGATATATAGGAATTAAAAAGCAAACTTCCTGTCcacatttgtatttttagtttcctaAACCAGAAGACAATTGCAGAGAACCAAGAGCTTGGGGTTCTGGGAGGGTGTCACTATACCCATGGCATCCAGGAGTTAGGAAGGATTTGGATATACCTTTTTTATGGAACAAGATTTCTAGATAAATTGCCATGAAGAATCTAAGATTGAATTTCGGCTGAAATATTTGTggataataatatgattaatacaATGTTGCTTGTGTTTTTAAGAGgtgcactaatttttttttcatttaactttcgATAAAGATTTTTTAATACTCTATTGCTCATTCCTTTAAACCAGAATATTTGCTTATCAATTTTTCAAATTgttgataatggtaataaaagtgttatatattttgataattgttttctttattcagaatcataagaaaaattgtagaaataagCCAAAATCTGCCTCCTCCAAAATGACCAAATTCCACCAATTCCACGATGAAATCCAGGCTCAGCTTCAGTTCAGCCTGGACTCTCTTTCACTGTAGCCCCATGTCCGAATCCATGGCCTCCATCCACAAATCCTCCTCCAAATCCACGATGAATTTCCAGGCTCAGCTTCAGGTTCAGCTACTGACTCCTCTTTCTTGTAGCCTTCCATGTTCCAATGTTCCACCAAATCCTCCTCCAAACCACGATGAATAAATCCAGGCTCAGCAGAGACAGCTGActcctctttccacggtagcCTCCATGTCCGAATCCATGGCTGTTTTTCCAAATCGATGAATTCCAGGCTCTTCAGCTACTGGACTTCTTTTTTCCATGTCCGAATCCAtggcctccaaatcctccaccaaaccCTCCACCAAAGCCACGATGAATGAATCCAGGCTTTGGTTCAGCAACAGGATCAGCTGCAATGAAAAGAAGTCTTTAAAGTGGCAATAATCGtctgcaaaaaaaatattaaacactccCGGATCATTAGACCTAAAGCGAGAAGCCTgacaatattttggaaaagctcataaaaatacagttttattatttcaacagttttataaatatttggaatCCTAAAGTTGgtttgtcattttctttaaaatgatgCATTTCAGTCATTAGGAAAATTTTGGTTAAGGAGTGGTTACAAATGTCTTTAAGAGAGTTTTTCAACTATTGAACTTGTTTCATAGGGAAGTTTCAGTTTAAACAAC
This DNA window, taken from Macrobrachium rosenbergii isolate ZJJX-2024 chromosome 4, ASM4041242v1, whole genome shotgun sequence, encodes the following:
- the LOC136836456 gene encoding PE-PGRS family protein PE_PGRS4-like; its protein translation is MSRLILLLNQSLDSFIVALVEGLVEDLEAMDSDMEKRSPVAEEPGIHRFGKTAMDSDMEATVERGHSRLSTTARWCLRRLLPPLAVVLFGIVAADPVAEPEAEPGFIHRGFGGGFGGGFGGHGFGHGGYRGKRSPVAEPEAEPGFIHRGFGGGFGGFGGHGFGHGGYRGKRSPVAEPEAEPGFIHRGFGGGFGGFGGHGFGHGGYRGKRSPVAEPEAEPGFIHRGFGGGFGGFGGHGFGHGGYRGKRSPVAEPEAEPGFIHRGFGGGFGHFGGGRYYG